From a region of the Streptomyces sp. NBC_00193 genome:
- the dnaN gene encoding DNA polymerase III subunit beta, which produces MKIRVERDVLAEAVAWAARSLPARPPVPVLAGLLLKAEEGKLSLSGFDYEVSARVSVEADVEEDGTVLVSGRLLADICRALPNRPVEISTDGVRATVVCGSSRFTLHTLPVEEYPALPTMPTATGTVPGEVFASAAAQVAIAAGRDDTLPVLTGVRIEIEGDKVTLASTDRYRFAVREFLWKPEDPEASAVALVPAKTLLDTAKSLTSGDTVTIALSGSGQGEGLIGFEGAGRRTTTRLLEGDLPKYRTLFPTEFNSVAVIETAPFVEAVKRVALVAERNTPVRLSFEQGVLILEAGSSDDAQAVERVDAKLEGDDISIAFNPTFLLDGLSAIDSPAAQLSFTTSTKPALLSGRPAVDAEADEAYKYLIMPVRLSG; this is translated from the coding sequence GTGAAGATCCGGGTGGAGCGCGACGTACTCGCGGAGGCGGTGGCCTGGGCTGCTCGTAGCCTCCCGGCCCGGCCGCCGGTGCCCGTTCTCGCGGGCCTGCTGCTGAAGGCCGAGGAGGGCAAGCTGTCCCTCTCCGGCTTCGACTACGAGGTTTCGGCCCGCGTCTCCGTCGAGGCGGACGTCGAGGAGGACGGCACCGTCCTGGTCTCCGGCCGGCTGCTCGCCGACATCTGCCGCGCGCTCCCCAACCGACCGGTGGAGATTTCCACAGACGGTGTACGGGCGACCGTGGTCTGCGGCTCCTCGCGATTCACACTCCACACCCTGCCTGTGGAGGAATACCCGGCGCTGCCGACGATGCCCACCGCAACCGGCACCGTGCCCGGCGAGGTCTTCGCCTCCGCCGCCGCGCAGGTCGCCATCGCCGCCGGCCGTGACGACACGCTGCCCGTGCTGACCGGTGTCCGCATCGAGATCGAGGGCGACAAGGTCACCCTCGCCTCCACCGACCGCTACCGCTTCGCGGTCCGCGAGTTCCTGTGGAAGCCCGAGGACCCCGAGGCCTCGGCCGTGGCCCTGGTGCCCGCCAAGACCCTCCTGGACACCGCCAAGTCGCTCACCAGCGGCGACACGGTCACCATCGCGTTGTCGGGCTCCGGCCAGGGCGAGGGCCTCATCGGCTTCGAGGGCGCCGGCCGCCGCACCACCACCCGCCTCCTCGAGGGCGACCTGCCGAAGTACCGCACGCTGTTCCCGACGGAGTTCAACTCGGTCGCCGTGATCGAGACCGCCCCGTTCGTCGAGGCCGTCAAGCGCGTGGCTCTCGTCGCCGAGCGCAACACCCCGGTCCGTCTCAGCTTCGAGCAGGGCGTGCTGATCCTGGAGGCCGGCTCCTCCGACGATGCACAGGCTGTGGAGCGCGTCGACGCGAAGCTGGAGGGCGACGACATCTCGATCGCCTTCAACCCGACCTTCCTGCTGGACGGCCTGAGCGCGATCGACTCGCCGGCCGCGCAGCTGAGCTTCACCACGTCCACCAAGCCGGCGCTGCTCAGCGGCCGCCCGGCGGTCGACGCCGAGGCCGACGAGGCGTACAAGTACCTGATCATGCCGGTCCGCCTCTCCGGCTGA
- the dnaA gene encoding chromosomal replication initiator protein DnaA, with amino-acid sequence MADVPADLAAVWPRVLEGLLGEGQNSIEPKDKQWVERCQPLALVADTALLAVPNEYGKRILEGRLAPLISDALSRECGRPIRIAITVDDSAGEPSPPAPSASSSREGYEPYGGQRPGGHTGPMGHTGPGGHTGPADDQLPNARPAYPDYQQQRSEPGAWPRGGQQDDYGWQQPRLGGFPERDPYASPQPGYMQQSEPSSYDQGSYEQQKYEQQQYEGQQHSRQYEQQQYEQSAPRPAPSRPAPSAPSGGSTSGPLEPTARLNPKYLFDTFVIGASNRFAHAAAVAVAEAPAKAYNPLFIYGESGLGKTHLLHAIGHYARSLYPGTRVRYVSSEEFTNEFINSIRDGKGDAFRKRYREMDILLVDDIQFLASKESTQEEFFHTFNTLHNANKQIVLSSDRPPKQLATLEDRLRNRFEWGLITDVQPPELETRIAILRKKAVQEQLNAPPEVLEFIASRISRNIRELEGALIRVTAFASLNRQPVDLGLTEDVLKNLIPGGEDSSPEITATDIMAATADYFGLTVDDLCGSSRSRVLVTARQISMYLCRELTDLSLPKIGAQFGGRDHTTVMHADRKIRALMAERRSIYNQVTELTNRIKNG; translated from the coding sequence GTGGCTGACGTACCTGCCGATCTTGCCGCAGTGTGGCCAAGGGTGCTCGAAGGCCTCCTCGGGGAGGGACAGAACAGCATCGAGCCCAAGGACAAGCAGTGGGTCGAGCGCTGTCAGCCCCTGGCCCTGGTCGCGGACACCGCGCTGCTCGCCGTCCCCAATGAGTACGGCAAGCGGATCCTCGAGGGCCGGCTCGCTCCGCTCATCAGCGACGCCCTCAGCCGCGAGTGCGGCCGCCCCATCCGGATCGCCATCACGGTCGACGACTCCGCCGGCGAGCCCTCGCCCCCGGCCCCGTCCGCTTCTTCCTCCCGCGAGGGCTACGAACCGTACGGCGGCCAGCGCCCCGGCGGGCACACCGGTCCCATGGGTCACACGGGCCCCGGCGGCCACACCGGCCCCGCCGACGACCAGCTCCCCAACGCCCGCCCCGCCTACCCGGACTACCAGCAGCAGCGCTCCGAGCCCGGCGCCTGGCCCCGCGGCGGCCAGCAGGACGACTACGGCTGGCAGCAGCCCCGCCTCGGCGGCTTCCCCGAGCGCGACCCGTACGCCTCCCCGCAGCCGGGCTACATGCAGCAGTCCGAGCCCTCCTCCTACGACCAGGGCTCCTACGAACAGCAGAAGTACGAGCAGCAGCAGTACGAGGGTCAGCAGCACTCCCGTCAATACGAGCAGCAGCAGTACGAGCAGTCCGCCCCGCGCCCGGCGCCCAGCCGGCCCGCGCCCTCGGCGCCGTCCGGCGGTTCCACCTCGGGACCGCTGGAGCCGACCGCCCGGCTGAACCCCAAGTACCTCTTCGACACCTTCGTCATCGGCGCCTCCAACCGCTTCGCGCACGCCGCCGCGGTGGCCGTCGCCGAGGCGCCGGCCAAGGCGTACAACCCCCTCTTCATCTATGGGGAGTCCGGCCTCGGCAAGACGCACCTGCTGCACGCCATCGGGCACTACGCGCGGAGCCTCTACCCCGGCACCCGGGTGCGGTACGTGAGCTCCGAGGAGTTCACCAACGAGTTCATCAACTCGATCCGCGACGGCAAGGGCGACGCGTTCCGCAAGCGCTACCGCGAGATGGACATCCTGCTCGTCGACGACATCCAGTTCCTCGCGAGCAAGGAGTCGACGCAGGAGGAGTTCTTCCACACCTTCAATACGCTCCACAACGCCAACAAGCAGATCGTGCTCTCCTCCGACCGGCCGCCCAAGCAGCTCGCCACCCTGGAGGACCGGCTCCGCAACCGCTTCGAGTGGGGCCTGATCACCGACGTCCAGCCGCCCGAGCTGGAGACCCGCATCGCGATCCTGCGCAAGAAGGCCGTCCAGGAGCAGCTCAACGCCCCGCCGGAGGTGCTGGAGTTCATCGCCTCCCGCATCTCGCGCAACATCCGCGAGCTGGAGGGGGCGCTGATCCGGGTCACGGCCTTCGCGAGCCTGAACCGGCAGCCGGTCGACCTGGGCCTGACCGAGGACGTCCTGAAGAACCTGATCCCCGGCGGCGAGGACAGCTCGCCCGAGATCACCGCCACCGACATCATGGCGGCCACCGCCGACTACTTCGGGCTGACCGTGGACGACCTGTGCGGCTCCTCGCGCAGCCGCGTACTGGTCACCGCCCGGCAGATCTCCATGTACCTGTGCCGGGAGCTCACGGACCTCTCGCTGCCCAAGATCGGGGCGCAGTTCGGCGGCCGCGACCACACCACCGTCATGCACGCGGACCGCAAGATCCGCGCCCTGATGGCGGAACGCCGCTCCATCTACAACCAGGTCACCGAGCTCACCAACCGCATCAAGAACGGCTGA
- the rpmH gene encoding 50S ribosomal protein L34, whose product MSKRTFQPNNRRRAKTHGFRLRMRTRAGRAILANRRGKGRAALSA is encoded by the coding sequence GTGAGCAAGCGCACCTTCCAGCCGAACAACCGCCGTCGCGCCAAGACCCACGGCTTCCGCCTGCGGATGCGTACCCGTGCCGGTCGCGCGATCCTCGCGAACCGTCGTGGCAAGGGCCGCGCCGCCCTCTCCGCGTAA
- the rnpA gene encoding ribonuclease P protein component gives MLSPENRLRRREDFASAVRRGRRAGRPLLVVHLRTSGATDPHEPGEIDPSTRAGFVVSKAVGIAVVRNRVKRRLRHLVRERLSQLPEGSLMVVRALPGAGDAGLDELARDLDAALLRLLGGVAR, from the coding sequence GTGCTGTCTCCCGAAAATCGGCTGAGGCGGCGCGAGGACTTCGCGAGCGCGGTACGTCGAGGTCGTCGGGCTGGTCGCCCGCTCCTCGTCGTCCACCTACGTACAAGCGGTGCAACGGACCCGCACGAGCCGGGGGAGATCGATCCCTCGACGCGTGCGGGTTTCGTCGTCAGCAAGGCTGTCGGCATCGCCGTCGTACGCAACCGGGTCAAGCGCCGTTTGCGCCATCTCGTCCGCGAGCGGCTGTCCCAGCTGCCCGAAGGTAGCCTGATGGTGGTACGGGCTCTGCCCGGAGCGGGTGATGCCGGTCTCGACGAGCTGGCCCGGGACCTCGATGCCGCACTGCTGCGGCTCTTGGGAGGCGTGGCTCGATGA
- the yidC gene encoding membrane protein insertase YidC has translation MDTIASWFTFITTPVSWIIVQFHKLYGAMFGADSGWAWGLSIVSLVVLIRICLIPLFVKQIKATRGMQAIQPKMKAIQERYKNDKQRQSEEMMKLYKETGTNPLSSCLPILAQSPFFFALYHVLASIANGTPIGQIDGPLLESARNAHIFGAPLASKFTDSADKVAALNASITDVRIVTAVMIVLMSLSQFYTQRQLMQKNVDLSVKTPFMQQQKMLMYVFPLIFAFMGINFPVGVLVYWLTTNLWTMGQQMFVINRNPTPGSLAQDQYLTRLLKQITSHGELKSRGKKKIVAAIVAKGPDRNDNERKFITGLTKQGLAAQADGSVAKSVEATVDSDAAGGGTQKRQQPKRQSKSQRQTPPSKPSPKK, from the coding sequence GTGGACACGATTGCCAGTTGGTTCACCTTTATCACCACGCCCGTCTCGTGGATCATCGTTCAGTTCCACAAGCTGTACGGTGCCATGTTCGGCGCGGACAGTGGCTGGGCCTGGGGCCTGTCCATCGTCTCCTTGGTGGTCTTGATCCGTATCTGCCTGATCCCGCTCTTCGTGAAGCAGATCAAGGCGACGCGCGGCATGCAGGCGATCCAGCCGAAGATGAAGGCGATCCAGGAGCGCTACAAGAACGACAAGCAGCGTCAGTCCGAAGAGATGATGAAGCTGTACAAGGAGACGGGTACCAACCCGCTCTCCTCGTGCCTTCCCATCCTGGCGCAGTCCCCGTTCTTCTTTGCGCTCTACCACGTGCTCGCCAGCATCGCCAACGGCACGCCGATCGGTCAGATCGACGGCCCGCTGCTGGAGAGCGCGCGTAACGCGCACATCTTCGGTGCCCCGCTGGCGTCCAAGTTCACGGACAGCGCGGACAAGGTCGCCGCTCTGAACGCCTCGATCACCGACGTGCGGATCGTCACCGCGGTCATGATCGTGCTGATGTCGCTGTCGCAGTTCTACACGCAGCGCCAGCTGATGCAGAAGAACGTCGACCTCTCGGTCAAGACGCCGTTCATGCAGCAGCAGAAGATGCTGATGTACGTCTTCCCGCTGATCTTCGCCTTCATGGGCATCAACTTCCCCGTCGGTGTCCTCGTCTACTGGCTGACCACGAACCTGTGGACCATGGGCCAGCAGATGTTCGTGATCAACCGGAACCCCACCCCGGGCAGCCTGGCCCAGGACCAGTACCTGACGCGCCTGCTGAAGCAGATCACCTCGCACGGCGAGCTCAAGAGCCGGGGCAAGAAGAAGATCGTCGCGGCGATCGTGGCCAAGGGCCCGGACCGCAACGACAACGAGCGCAAGTTCATCACCGGTCTGACCAAGCAGGGCCTGGCCGCGCAGGCGGACGGCTCCGTGGCGAAGAGCGTCGAGGCGACGGTCGACTCCGATGCGGCCGGCGGTGGTACCCAGAAGCGGCAGCAGCCCAAGCGGCAGTCGAAGTCGCAGCGTCAGACGCCCCCCAGCAAGCCCTCTCCCAAGAAGTAA
- a CDS encoding R3H domain-containing nucleic acid-binding protein translates to MTEGTTTAAAESGDTLTRLEQEGEIAADYLEGLLDIADLDGDIDMDVEADRASVSIVSDSARDLQKLVGRDGEVLEALQELTRLAVHRETGDRSRLMLDIGGFRAKKREELTALGAKAAEDVKTSGEPLKLDPMTPFERKVVHDAVAAAGLRSESEGEEPQRFVVVLPA, encoded by the coding sequence GTGACGGAAGGCACCACCACCGCCGCCGCTGAGAGTGGCGACACCCTGACCCGCCTCGAGCAGGAGGGTGAGATCGCGGCCGACTACCTTGAGGGTCTGCTGGACATCGCCGACCTGGACGGCGACATCGACATGGACGTCGAGGCGGACCGCGCCTCTGTCTCCATCGTCAGCGACTCCGCGCGCGACCTGCAGAAGCTCGTGGGCCGCGACGGCGAGGTGCTGGAGGCTCTGCAGGAGCTGACCCGCCTCGCCGTGCACCGCGAGACCGGGGACCGCAGCCGGCTGATGCTGGACATCGGCGGCTTCCGGGCGAAGAAGCGCGAGGAGCTGACGGCGCTCGGCGCCAAGGCCGCGGAGGACGTGAAGACGTCCGGTGAGCCCTTGAAGCTGGACCCGATGACCCCCTTCGAGCGGAAGGTCGTCCACGACGCCGTGGCGGCCGCCGGTCTGCGGAGCGAGTCCGAGGGCGAGGAGCCGCAGCGCTTCGTCGTCGTACTTCCGGCCTGA